The following proteins come from a genomic window of bacterium:
- a CDS encoding C10 family peptidase, with the protein MIARLLARLLLLPAALSCAAVCIALPVDEDVSAAVARNWVRYVIHQQGGWGMSKTATVQTEDPFLLDGETLAYLYRIVPSGYVVVPARRELSPVTAYSETTHLPSRENGGFFDLLQETLGDRMTGLSGPSADAKGGGGDPGAHPAWAYLSLPPADFETWLDDEDPEWESTGPMLETHWEQGWPFNLACPMGEEYRTFVGCTGLALAQLIRFHEWPRRGQGSISYWWAGDTHCGDVMDGLTIYANFMVPYNWALMPDTMNWETPAAQQAAVSQLCFNVAAAIRTDFSVCGSSASLSRATSALINYFDFEYGAREYPRFRYTDAAWFGLIKGEIDGGRPILYASTIHSMVCDGWREAVDMQQIHLNYGWGGDGDNWYSLDAIETSANPAAERMVAGIRPGSGVQTLVPALSVVREGSTAILSWGEGSLNPAAGFHVWRGSNESDRVRLTVLALAGFSEYVWIDQHAPSRGTSYWLEMMMGGVPSVWIGPMWLPPYTVADDPLQPIVGPNPFNPLTAVRFALPRDAQVRAVVYDLAGRRVETLIDAALPAGPQRLVWDGRDSSGRHAASGRYLLRLVVDGEPRTFKLTLTR; encoded by the coding sequence ATGATCGCCCGTCTGCTCGCGCGTCTGCTCCTTCTCCCCGCCGCGTTGTCATGCGCGGCCGTTTGTATTGCCCTGCCGGTCGACGAAGACGTCTCCGCTGCGGTGGCCCGCAACTGGGTGCGCTACGTGATCCATCAGCAGGGCGGCTGGGGGATGTCCAAGACGGCGACGGTGCAGACGGAGGATCCCTTCCTGCTCGACGGCGAGACGCTCGCCTATCTGTACAGGATCGTCCCCAGCGGTTACGTGGTGGTGCCGGCCCGCAGGGAGCTGTCCCCGGTGACCGCCTACAGCGAGACGACGCACTTGCCGAGCCGCGAGAACGGCGGCTTCTTCGATCTGCTCCAGGAAACGCTCGGCGACAGGATGACGGGCCTGTCCGGGCCCTCGGCAGACGCGAAGGGCGGGGGCGGCGACCCGGGCGCACATCCGGCCTGGGCCTACCTCTCCCTGCCGCCTGCGGACTTCGAGACCTGGCTCGACGACGAGGACCCCGAGTGGGAGAGCACCGGTCCGATGCTGGAGACGCACTGGGAGCAGGGGTGGCCTTTCAACCTCGCCTGCCCCATGGGCGAAGAGTATCGCACCTTCGTGGGCTGCACCGGCCTGGCCCTGGCCCAGCTGATTCGCTTCCACGAGTGGCCCCGGCGCGGCCAGGGCAGCATCTCGTACTGGTGGGCCGGAGACACCCATTGCGGCGACGTCATGGATGGGCTGACCATCTACGCCAACTTCATGGTGCCGTACAACTGGGCCCTGATGCCGGATACCATGAACTGGGAGACCCCCGCCGCGCAACAGGCGGCCGTCTCCCAGCTGTGCTTCAACGTGGCCGCCGCGATACGGACCGATTTCAGCGTCTGCGGATCTTCCGCCTCCCTGTCGCGCGCCACCTCCGCCCTGATCAACTACTTCGATTTCGAGTACGGCGCCAGGGAGTATCCGCGCTTCCGCTACACCGACGCGGCCTGGTTCGGGCTGATCAAGGGCGAGATCGACGGCGGCCGCCCCATCCTCTACGCCAGCACCATCCACTCCATGGTCTGCGACGGCTGGCGCGAGGCCGTGGACATGCAGCAGATCCACCTGAATTACGGCTGGGGCGGCGACGGCGACAATTGGTACAGCCTGGACGCGATCGAAACCTCGGCCAACCCCGCGGCGGAGCGCATGGTCGCCGGCATCAGGCCCGGCAGCGGCGTGCAGACGCTGGTTCCCGCGCTGTCGGTCGTCCGGGAGGGCAGCACGGCCATCCTGAGCTGGGGCGAGGGCAGCCTGAACCCCGCGGCGGGCTTCCACGTCTGGCGCGGCAGCAACGAGAGCGACCGCGTGCGCTTGACGGTGCTCGCGCTGGCGGGCTTCAGCGAGTACGTCTGGATCGACCAGCACGCGCCCAGCCGGGGGACGTCCTACTGGCTGGAGATGATGATGGGCGGCGTGCCCTCGGTCTGGATCGGCCCCATGTGGCTGCCCCCCTACACCGTCGCCGATGATCCGCTGCAACCGATAGTCGGTCCGAATCCCTTCAATCCCCTGACCGCGGTCCGCTTCGCCCTGCCCCGCGACGCGCAGGTGCGCGCGGTCGTCTACGATCTGGCCGGGCGACGCGTCGAAACCCTGATCGATGCCGCGCTGCCCGCGGGCCCCCAGCGGCTCGTCTGGGACGGCCGCGACTCCTCGGGACGCCACGCCGCCTCGGGCCGCTACCTGCTGCGCCTGGTCGTCGACGGCGAGCCGCGGACCTTCAAGCTCACCCTCACGCGTTGA
- a CDS encoding DUF2007 domain-containing protein, with amino-acid sequence MYCPRCGAEYVDGVTECADCGVALQVDPAPPPDLSGELNLVSVLETGDAIRTALVKSLLEEAQIPYLARNDQLQDLFGFGRLVPVNPISGPVIFLVPDEYADEARDMLAQLDDPDD; translated from the coding sequence ATGTACTGTCCCCGCTGCGGAGCGGAGTACGTCGACGGCGTGACCGAATGCGCCGACTGCGGCGTGGCGCTGCAGGTCGATCCCGCGCCGCCGCCCGACCTGTCGGGCGAGCTGAACCTGGTGTCGGTGCTCGAGACCGGCGACGCGATCCGCACCGCCCTGGTCAAGTCCCTGCTGGAGGAGGCACAGATCCCCTATCTCGCGCGCAACGACCAGCTACAGGACCTGTTCGGGTTCGGGCGCCTGGTGCCCGTCAATCCCATCAGCGGTCCGGTGATCTTCCTGGTGCCGGACGAATACGCCGACGAGGCCCGCGACATGCTGGCCCAGCTCGACGACCCTGACGACTGA